A single region of the Pseudalkalibacillus berkeleyi genome encodes:
- a CDS encoding DEAD/DEAH box helicase has protein sequence MTYTIHHDQNWTNDFLKRLDEDGPWSNWELYKLALEAEKSIIIPEFLGLQAPRHIPHVQILPHQLEVARKVIEDMNGKGILADEVGLGKTIEAGLIMKEYMIRGLAKKILILVPASLVLQWTHELNTKFLIPAIPQKKSYVWEQCDVVVSSIDTAKRNPHRDIVLNQDYDLIVIDEAHKLKNKKTKNYEFVQHLKKKYCLLLTATPIQNRVEEVFNLVSLLKPGHLGNEENFDESYRSGKYNVQNEEVLKQLINKVMVRNRREDTGLKWPKRIVNTVPITLSPSERKLYESITNTRKNPTISQQHAFSTITLQREVCSSREAVFLTLKGMSEKEGISEEARNAAYSLMQEIENVDRNSKAEKALEIIQSIDDKVIIFTEYRATQLYLQWYLKQHGISSVPFRGGFKRNKKDWMTHLFKNHAKVLIATEAGGEGINLQFCQHIINYDLPWNPMRIEQRIGRVHRIGQEHDVHIYNFATQDTIEEHILRLLYEKINLFENVIGDLDEILSRVGMKNIEQHIRDIFYDSDTDGEIRIKMDNLTSLIQYPDEGGNSIASEGHS, from the coding sequence ATGACGTATACGATCCATCATGATCAAAACTGGACAAATGATTTCTTGAAACGGTTAGACGAGGATGGTCCGTGGTCTAATTGGGAATTGTATAAGCTTGCATTAGAAGCTGAGAAAAGCATCATCATCCCAGAATTTCTTGGTTTACAAGCACCTAGGCACATCCCTCATGTGCAAATCCTCCCCCATCAATTAGAGGTTGCACGAAAAGTCATTGAAGATATGAACGGAAAAGGGATTCTAGCAGACGAAGTAGGACTTGGGAAAACAATTGAAGCCGGTCTCATCATGAAGGAATATATGATTAGAGGACTGGCAAAGAAGATTCTTATTCTAGTACCTGCCTCACTTGTCCTTCAGTGGACCCATGAATTAAATACAAAATTTTTAATTCCAGCGATTCCACAAAAGAAGTCGTATGTTTGGGAACAGTGTGATGTTGTCGTCTCTTCTATCGATACTGCCAAACGTAACCCTCATCGTGATATAGTCTTAAATCAAGACTATGATTTAATTGTCATCGATGAGGCACATAAATTAAAAAACAAGAAAACGAAAAACTATGAATTTGTCCAACATTTGAAGAAGAAGTATTGTTTATTGTTGACCGCAACGCCTATTCAAAATCGAGTTGAAGAGGTATTTAATCTTGTTTCACTTTTGAAACCAGGACATCTTGGAAATGAAGAAAACTTTGATGAATCGTATCGCTCGGGTAAATATAACGTCCAAAACGAAGAAGTGCTGAAACAGCTCATTAACAAGGTCATGGTGCGAAACCGCCGCGAAGATACTGGACTTAAGTGGCCGAAGCGAATCGTAAATACGGTACCGATTACGCTTTCTCCGTCTGAACGTAAATTGTATGAATCTATTACAAATACACGAAAGAACCCTACCATTTCTCAGCAACACGCATTTTCGACGATAACTCTTCAAAGAGAAGTGTGTAGCAGTCGCGAAGCTGTATTCTTAACACTCAAGGGTATGTCTGAAAAAGAGGGTATATCTGAAGAAGCTAGAAATGCAGCATATTCACTCATGCAGGAAATTGAAAATGTCGATCGAAATTCGAAAGCTGAAAAAGCACTAGAAATCATTCAGTCTATTGATGATAAGGTGATCATTTTCACTGAATACCGAGCAACACAGTTGTATTTACAATGGTATCTCAAACAACACGGCATCAGTTCAGTCCCTTTCCGAGGTGGTTTCAAAAGAAACAAGAAGGATTGGATGACCCACCTGTTTAAAAATCATGCGAAGGTATTGATTGCAACAGAAGCGGGTGGTGAGGGGATTAATCTACAATTTTGTCAGCACATCATCAATTATGACTTACCTTGGAATCCAATGAGAATTGAACAAAGAATTGGACGGGTTCATAGAATTGGTCAAGAACACGATGTACACATTTACAATTTCGCTACCCAAGATACGATTGAGGAACATATTCTCCGACTATTATACGAAAAGATAAATTTATTCGAAAACGTAATTGGAGACCTGGATGAAATCCTTTCACGAGTAGGTATGAAAAATATAGAACAGCATATTCGTGACATATTCTATGACTCTGATACAGATGGGGAAATCCGGATTAAAATGGACAATTTA